GGGACGTCTGGGGCGCTGCCGCGATGCAGGGCATCAAGGGTAGCTGAACCGACGCGGTTTCACGCAAAGCCCTCTCATACCGCCCGGGCGCGGGCGATCCGCTCTTCGGCGATTGCCTGCGCGATGTCGTTCGTCGGCCGCGCCTCGTCCTGCGCGCGCCTGAAGATGCCGGCCAGCGTCTGCGGGATATGCGCCACCTTGTCCATCACGGCGGCGCGGTCGTAGCCGTCCGGGTCGAGTTCGGCCGCGACGTTGACCAGCCCGCCCGCATTGATCACGTAATCCGGCGCGTAAAGCACGCCACGGCGCATCAGATGCGCGGCGTCTTCGTGGCGCGCGAGCTGGTTGTTTGCCGCACCCGCGACGATCTTCGCCTTGAGATGCGGAATGGTGTCGGCGGACAGGACGCCGCCCAGCGCGCACGGCGCGAAGACGTCGACCGAGGCGGCGACGATCGTCTTGGTCTCGACCACATCGGCGTCGAAGACGGTGTGCGCGCGCGTCGTCCGCGCCTCATCGAGATCGGCGACGACCAGAAGCGCGCCCTCGGCATGCAACTGCTCGCACAACGACCAGCCGACCGAGCCGAGCCCCTGGACCGCAACCCGCACGCCATCGAGCGTATCGCTGCCGCGGACGTGGGCAAGTGCTGCTTTCAGGCCGAGGAACACGCCTTTGGCCGTGACCGGCGACGGGTTTCCGCTGCCGCCGATGGTCGTTCCGGAAACGTTCGGCGTGCGCGAGCGCAGGAAATCAGCATCGGCCAGCGTCAGGCCGACATCCTCGCCGGTGTAGTACTGGCCGTTGAGGGCGGCGAGCATATCGGCATAGGCCTCGAGCATCGCCGGCGTCTTTTCCGTCCTGGGATCGGCCTTGATGACAGCCTTGCCGCCGCCGAAGGGGACGTCGGCGATCGCCGCCTTGAACGTCATGCCGCGCGACAGGCGCAACGCGTCGGTGAGCGCCGCCTCGAAGGTCGGATGCGGCCAGACGCGCGTTCCGCCCAGCGCAGGCCCGAGCGCGGTGTTGTGGATCGCAACGATGGCCGTGAGCCCCCGCGCATCGTCCTCGCCGAGCCAGATATGCTCATGGCCCTCGAAGGCGTCGAGGCGCGACGCCCTGGCGGTGATATCGGTGAGCTTGAGGGTCGTGGTGGTTCGCGGCGTGCGCAGCACGCGCGCTTCCTGGTCCTGCAGCATGCATTCCTCCCGAATGGTCAACTGCTTGGCGAGACTAAGCCTTATTCGCGGTTTTTGGTTTCGAAGTGAAACGGCCGCGCGACGTTCCGTTGCGCGGCCGACCTCGTCTTGATTGCGAAAATGTCGCCGGGCGGAATCAGCCGAGCTTAGCGTCGAGCGTCACGTTGATCGCGCCGAGCGCCTTGGAGACGGGGCAGCCTTCCTTGGCCTTGTTGGCGAGTTCCTTGAACTTCGCCTCGTCGATGCCCGGAACGGTGCCGACGAGCGTCAGCGCGCTTCCGGTGATGCCGGTGCCCGGCGTCAGGCTGACGACCGCCTTGGCGTCGAGCTTTTCTGCCGGCGTGCCGTTCTCGGCCAGGAAATGCGATAGCTGCATCGCGAAGCAGCCGGCATGGGCGGCGGCGATCAGTTCCTCGGGATTGGTGCCCGACTTGCCGCTCTCGTCCTCGAAGCGCGTCTTGAACGAATAGGGCTGCGCGGAAAATGCGCCGCTCTGCAGGTCGATCGTTCCCGTCCCCTCTTTCAGGTTGCCCTTCCAGACTGCTGTTGCGTGGCGATCCATGGTCGTCTCCCTTTCGATTGAAACCGGCGCGGGCCGCATCACGCGACCCGACAAGCCCTAGATAGGGTCGCATCCCGCAACCTTCGAGGGGTGCGAGGGACCTATTGGCAGACGTCGACCCATTGCGCGCCGGTGATCTGCGCCAGACGGTCGGGCGAAATCCGCACCGCCGAATTGGTGGAGCCTGCCGCTGGCACCACCTCGTCGAACGCTTTCAGCGACACGTCGCAATAGATCGGAAGCGGCGAGGGAAGCCCGAACGGGCAGACGCCGCCGACCGGGTGGCTGGTCAGCTCCACGACCTCGTCCCCGCCGAGCATGCGCGGCTTGCCGCGAAACGCGTCCTTGAATTTCCGGTTGTCGAGCCGGGCCGTGCCCTTGGCGACGACGAGCATCACCGTTTCGCCGACGCGAAGGCAGATCGTCTTGGCGATCTGCGCCGGTTCCACGCCATGCGCCTGCGCGGCGAGTTCGACCGTCGCCGAACTCTCGGCGGTTTCGATGATCGCGACGTCGGGGGCGTGTTCGGCGAGGAAGGCGCGTACGGATTCGAGGCTCATGGCGATGTCCTAGCGAAACCCGCGCGACGAGACAATGCACGCCGATGCGCGAAAGACAGCCGCGCACAAAAAGTGTCCAGACCGCGACAAGCGCCGCCATGATTGGTGATGACGCTCGCAAAAGTTGCGTGTATTCCTCGCCGAATAGAGCAATCCGGAACGACAACAATGCATATCGTGGTGATGGTGCTGGGCGTGGTGGCAGGCCTCGGCTTCTGGTGGTACCGCATGCGTGCGGCAGGCGATGCGGCGAGCGAGATCATCGATGCGGCAGGCCGGATGCGCGGGTCGATGCGGAGGAAACGCATCCGCAGTCAGGCCGAGCTTTCGCCGCTGACGGCGATCAACGACCCCATCGTCGCGGCCGCCACCTTGCTTGCCAGCATCGCATCCGACGATGTCGCTCTTTCGCCTCAACGCGAAGCCGCGATCCGCGAGGAACTGTCAGGGCTGACGGAAGCCGACCGGGCTGACGAAGCGCTGGTCTACGGCCAGTGGGCGTCCGGCCAGATCGATGAAGCAGGCACCGTCATCGACAAGCTGGGACCGTTTCTTGCGACCCGCCTCAATGAGGCGGAAAAGCACGGCCTCGTCGACATCGCGCGAACCGTGGTCGCCGCCGACGGCCCGCCGCTTCTCACCGCCAGCCACCGACTTCGTCGCCTGACGCAGAAGATCGGGCTGGAAGTGCACTAGATCGCCCTGCATCCTTACGGACGGGCGACCTCAAATCGGCTCGCCCTGAAGCAGCTTCGGTGCCTGCGGCGACAGGCCCGACGCCTGGCGGATGAAGAACTCCTTCATGCGCGGCATGCGCTGAACGAGCCCAAGGCCGAGATCGCGCACCGCGCGCAGCGGCCCGAAATCGTTCGAGAACAAGCGGTTCAGCACGTCGGTGGTGACGCCCATCTGCACCGTGTCGAAGCGGCGCCACTGCTGGTAGCGCTCCAGTACGTCGATCGCGCCGATGTCCTGCCCGAGACGGTCTGCCTCGACGATGACTTCCGCAAGGGCTGCCGCATCCTTGAAGCCCAGATTGAGCCCTTGGCCCGCGATCGGATGAATGCCGTGCGCGGCATCGCCCGCAAGGGCGAAGCGCGGCTTGACGAAATCCCGCGCCAGCGTCAGCCCGAGCGGCCATGCGCGCGGCTTGTCCACCACGCGGATCTCCCCGAGCTTGAGCCCGAAACGCTGCTCCAGTTCCGCCTCGAAGACCAGCGTTTCCTCCGCGACCAGCCGCTCGGCATCCTCGGTGCGCTCGGTCCAGACGATCGAGGAGCGGTTGCCGCCCTCGTCGCTTGATTTGAGCGGCAGGGTGGCGAACGGCCCGGCGGGAAGGAAATGCTCCTCCGCCCGGCCCATATGCGGCCGCTCGTGCTCGACCGTGCAGACGATGCCGGACTGGCCGTAATCCCAGTGCACGGTCTTGATGCCGGCCATGTCGCGTAGACGCGACTTCACGCCGTCCGCGGCGACCAGAAGGCGCGTTCGCAAGGTCACACCGTCAGCGAGGTGAACCAGCGTCTCCTGCGAGCCCGTATCGAAGCCGGTCACGCCGACGCCCTCGATCAGGTCGATGCCGAGTTCGCCCGCCCGCCGGCGCAGCGCGGCGTTCAGATCCCGGTTGGCGACCATATGGGCGAAGGCCTCGCCGGGGCCGACCTCGCCGTCGAACGTCAGGAACACCGGGCGTACGGGATCGGACGTGCGCGAATCCGTGACGATCATCTCGGTCATCGCCTGCGCCTTCGGCGCGATCTCGTCCCAGCAGCCGAGTTGGCCGAGCATGCGCGTCGCGGCGGCCGCGATCGCCGAGGCGCGTCCATCCTTGCGCCAGACGCCTTCAGGCGCAGCATCGACGATGGCGACCGACAGGTTCGGCCGTGCCGCGACGATCGACACCGCCGTCGCCAGGCCGACATACCCCGCGCCAGCCACGATCACGTCGAAACGGGTTCGTTCGGCTCCCGCCTGACCATTTGCCATGATGTCATCCATCCTGTGTTTCGTACGCCTCGGGATCGCACGGTCAATTCGCGCAGTCTTGACTTGTTCCGTCTATCCTGTTGCAAACCCGGCGTCAGATCGACCGCCTGAGGGGAAAAGCGGATGTCGCAGGCCATGCAGGAACTTCTCGCCATACTCGACCTCGAGCGGCTCGAACACAACCTGTATCGTGGTCGCAGCCCCCAGGTGGGCTGGCAGCGCGTCTTCGGCGGACAGGTCATCAGCCAGGCGCTCGTGGCGGCCCAGCGCACCGTCGATGGAGAGCGCTTCGTTCACTCGCTGCACTGCTATTTCATGCGGCCCGGCGACCCATCCACCCCGATCATCTACGAGGTCGACAGGCTGCGCGACGGCGGCTCCTTCACCACGCGGCGCGTCACCGCCATCCAGCATGGGCACGCGATCTTCTCGCTCGAAAGCTCATTCCAGGTCGAGGAGACCGGAATGGAGCATCAAATGCCTATGCCGCTCGACGTGCCGGCGCCCGAAACGCTGCGCACACAGTTCGAGCTGCTGGAAGAGACCGGACACGTCGTGCCGGACTCGGTGCGCAAATTCTGGGCGCGCGAACGACCGCTGGAAATCAAGCCGGTGAACGTCGAGCACTACACGAGCCGCGACAAGCTGCCGCCGCGCCAGAACGTCTGGGTTCGCATGATGGGCGCCGCGCCCGACGACCGCAATCTGCAATCGGCGTTGCTCGCTTATCTCTCCGACATGACATTGCTCGACACGTCCACCTTCGCGCATGGCCGGATCGGTTTCGATCCGGAAATCCAGATGGCGAGCCTCGACCATGCGATGTGGTTCCATCGCCCGCACAGCCTGGACGACTGGCTGCTCTATACGCAGGACAGCCCCAACGCGATCGGTTCGCGTGGCTTCTCGCGCGGCATGCTCTACTCCCGCGACGGCACCCTGATCGCCTCGACGGCCCAGGAAGGCCTCGTCCGGCTTCGGGACCGCAGGTAGAGCTGCCACGGGCTGCCGTCTCTGCGCCGTCCTGCGACGGAGCCGGCGAGGCATGGGTTCTCGGGTCAGTGCCCGAGAACGACGAAGCGGAGGTGGGGAACTCCCGCATAACCGTCAACGTCTCAGAACTTGGCTCAGGCGAAACCACCCCCTTCGTCATTCTCGGGCGACCGGGGCGAAGCGCAGGGAGACCCTGGAATCCATGCCTCGCCCGTCTGTGAGAGGTGGGATGCCGAAAGCGCCGCCTTCCGCCCGGCTGACGGGCGGAATCAAGGCATTTGCCCAAACTTTAGTCACATGCATTGCTGCACCTGCGAAGTTCGCTTGGGCCATAAGCGATATTCCGAAGTCTTTACAGCCAGTTACCATCATGCCCAACCAACTGGCACGCGATTTGAATCACCTCTTGCACTCCCGGCTGTCATCCAGTCCGGCGGTGTGACTGCAACGCGGGGGACCGCAAAGCAAAGGGTGAAACCTTATGAAAATCGTGATGGCAATCATCAAGCCGTTCAAGCTCGACGAGGTGCGTGAAGCGCTCACCGCCGTCGGGATACAGGGGCTGACCGTCACCGAAGTCAAAGGCTACGGGCGGCAGAAGGGGCACACGGAAATCTATCGCGGCGCGGAATACGCCGTGAGCTTTCTCCCCAAGATCAAGATCGAAGTCGCAGTCGGAACCGACCTCGTCGAGAAGGCCGTCGAGGCGATCTCGGCCGCGGCCAAGACCGGCCAGATCGGCGACGGCAAGATCTTCGTCTACGGCATCGACCAGGCGGTGCGCATCCGCACCGGCGAGACCGACACCGACGCGCTCTAGGCGCCTCGACCAAGGAGAATGGGGTTAATGACAGTTTCAAATCTTTCCAGATTCGCGCGCCCGGCACTCGGTGCGCTCACCTTCACCGCGCTGATGGCGCTGCCGGCTTTCGGCCAGGACGCGCCGGCTCCCGACGCGGCAGAGACCGCCGTCGCCGGTGCCGTCTCCCAGGAGACGCAGTACATCCTCAACAGCTTCCTGATGCTCGTCGGCGGCTTCCTCGTCTTCTGGATGGCGGCTGGCTTCACGATGCTCGAAGCGGGCTTCGTCCGCTCCAAGAACGTCTCCATGCAGCTTCTGAAGAACATCACGATGTATTCGGTCGCCTGCATCGCCTACTACCTCATCGGCTATCTGATCATGTATCCGGGCGACGCCTGGATGGTGAACGGCATCCTCGGCGCCGTCGGCATCGCGGTGCTCGAGCCTGTCGGTCTCACGGCCGATGCGGCTGACCTGACCTATGCCACGGTCAGCTCCGACTTCTTCTTCCAGGTGATGTTCTGCGCCACCGCTGCCTCGATCGTCTCCGGCACGGTAGCCGAGCGCATCAAGCTGTGGCCGTTCCTGCTCTTCGTGCTGGTTCTCACCGCGCTGATCTACCCGATCCAGGCTTCCTGGAAGTGGGGCGGCGGCTTCCTCGACCAGATGGGCTTCCTCGACTTCGCAGGCTCGACCGTCGTTCACTCGGTGGGCGGCTGGGCGGCACTGGCAGGCGCCATCGTCATCGGCGCACGCAAGGGCAAGTACAACGCGGATGGCTCGGTCAACGCGCTGCCGGGTTCCAACATGGCACTCGCGACGCTCGGCATGTTCATCCTCTGGTTCGGCTGGTACGGCTTCAACGGCGCGTCGCAGCTTGCCATGGGCACGGTGGGCGACATCGCCGATGTGGGCCGCGTGATGGCCAACACCAATGCCGGCGCGGTCGGTGGTGCACTCGCGGCAGCCGCCCTGACGCACTTCATCTACAAGAAGGTCGACCTGACCTTCGTGATCAACGGTGCGCTGGCGGGTCTCGTCTCGGTCACGGCCGAGCCGCTGACGCCGGGCCTCGGCACGGCAAGCCTGATCGGTGCAGTCGGCGGCGTCATCGTCGTCCTGACCGTGCCGCTCCTCGACAAGTTCAAGATCGACGACGTGGTCGGCGCAATCCCGGTTCACCTATTCGCAGGCATCTGGGGAACGATCGCCGTGGTCATCACGAACCCGGACGCAAGCCTCTCGGTGCAGCTTATCTCGATCGTCACCGTCGGCGTGTTCACCTTCGTCGCGAGCTTCCTGGTCTGGATCGTCGTCAAGGCGGTCATGGGCCTGCGCCCGACCGAGGAAGACGAATTGCTCGGTCTCGACAAGGCAGAGGTGGGCGTCGAAGCCTACCCGGAATTTGCCGGTGCAAGCGTCCGCTAAAACGCGCACCACCCGGAACCGCGCGACGGCCGCAAGGCCGTCGCGCAAACGCGGCCCGGTTTTCGCCGGGCCGTCCCGTGTCCGCCAACCCGTCGCGGACAGGGACATGACATTCAAGCCCGACACGGGTGCCGTGACGATCAGCGGACACGGTGAGCACATTTCTGCAGGGGAACAACCAAAGTGCCCGACATGGGGGAGAACGACGTCACGGCTGGACGAGCCGCGTTTTAGACCTTCGCCTGAAGCATGAATGATGCCGGCAGCGCCGGATACGCACACACCAACGCGCCCGAAGCGACGCGATCGTTTCACGGAGATTGCAATGAGAGTTCCTTCTTTTCTCGCGCCCATGGCGCGGGCAAGCCTGCTGGCCCCATTTGCTCTGGGGTCGCTCGGCACCGCCGCGGCTTACGCACAGGAGGCCGCCACAGAGGCCGCAACCACGATGGACAAGGGCGACACCGCCTGGATGATGGTTTCGACCATCCTCGTCCTGTTCATGATCCTGCCCGGCCTCGCGCTGTTCTATGGCGGCCTCGTGCGCGCCAAGAACATGCTCTCGGTCCTGATGCAGTGCACGATGATCACCGCCGTCGTGATCGTCATCTGGGTCGTCTACGGCTATTCCTTCGCCTTCGGCGGCGGCACCGGCCCGTTCTGGGGCGGCCTCGGCAAGCTCTTCCTCGCCGGCGTCACGCCTGACAGCGAGGCGGCGACGTTCACGGATGGTGTCGTCATCCCCGAATTCGTCTTCATCTGCTTCCAGATGACATTTGCCTGCATCACGCCGGCCCTCATCGTCGGCGCCTTTGCCGAACGCGTGAAGTTCCGCGCCGTGATCCTGTTCGTCGCACTCTGGGTCACCTTCGTCTACTTCCCGATCGCCCACATGGTCTGGGACGCCAACGGCCTGCTCTACGGCTGGGGCGCGCTCGACTTCGCGGGCGGCACGGTCGTGCACATCAATGCCGGCATCGCGGCGCTCGTCGGCGCGATCATGGTCGGCAAGCGCACCGGTTACGGCAAGGACAACATGGCGCCGCATTCGATGACGCTGACGCTGGTCGGCGCGGCGATCCTCTGGGTGGGCTGGTTCGGCTTCAACGCCGGCTCCAACCTCGAAGCCAATGGCGGCGCGGCGCTCGCGATGATCAACACCTTCACCGCAACCGCGGGCGCGATCATCGCCTGGGTGGTCATCGAAGGCCTGGCGCGCCGCAAGGCATCGATGCTGGGCGCGGCGTCGGGCGTCATCGCGGGCCTCGTCGCGGTGACTCCGGCTGCGGGCCTCGTCGGCCCGATGGGTGCGATCGCCCTCGGCGCGATCGCCAGCGCGGTCTGCTACTGGTTCGTCGCCGTGGTCAAGATCAAGGCCGGCTATGACGATTCGCTCGACGTGTTCGGCATCCACGGCATCGGCGGCATCGTCGGCGCCATCGGCACCGGCATCTTCGCCTCATCGTCGCTGGGTGGCGTCGGCTATGCGGACGGCGTGACGATGGGCGGCCAGGTCTGGACGCAGATCCTCGCGGTTCTCGTGACGATCGTATGGTGCGGCATCGGCTCGGCGATCCTCTACAAGATCGTCGATGTGCTGATCGGCCTGCGCCCGACCGTGGAAGCCGAGCAGCAGGGCCTCGACCTCACCTCGCACGGCGAAGTGGCCTACCACTCCTGACAGCAAAGGCGGGCAACCGCCCGCCTCTCCAAAATCCCGTCGTGACGTCCACCCGGCCGTCACACCTTCGAGGCCCGGCTGACGCCGGGCCTCTTTTTTTGGGGAAACCGGCCGGTATCAGCGGGCGATGACGATGGTGGCCGCGACCGACATCAACACGGCGACCGCGACGAGAATTCCGTAGAGATACCCTCGATCGAACAACAGCGCATGGCCGGCAACCCACGCCGCCGTAGCGGCCCCGAGGGCGAAAAGGAAACCATTGCGCTCACCAAAGCTGATCGAAACAGCCATCAGGCCGCCGATGATGAGTGCTCCGAAGACGATGATGATGGCGACGGAATATCTCTCGAAATCATTGTCCATTCTCATTCCTCATGCCGGGACAGGAGCCGCGTTGCGTCCGGCTCATTCTCCCTGTTCGACGTGACAAATGAAACACCATGCGGACGTGACGAGGTCAAGACTGGTGTTGGAGGAGCGCCGCACGGAGGCGGCGGGGCGCGCCCGCAGCGAGCCCTCCCCTGCACGGCCCCCTATCCTTGCCAGCGATGCGGACAGGCTCGTGCTATTCGGACGGCTGTACGTTTGGCTGGGCCTGCGGCTCCGTTGCCGCCGGTGGTTGAGCCGGCGCGTCGTCCGACACGGGCGGTTGAGACGGCGCTTCTCCGGATGCCGGTGGCTGAGCGGTCGTATCGTTTGTGGCGGGAGGTTGACCGGCTTCGTCATCCTCGTTCAAGATTTGATCCGTCTGCGTCTTGATTTCATCGCCGGTTTCCTGGCTGATGAACCCATAGGACACAGCAATCCCGATGATGGCGGCAATGGCGGCGGCAACGAGGCCGGCTTTCAACTTCTTCGTCATGCTCTGACAACTCTGTTTGGCCCGGCCCAATCCGATCTTAGACCAACAGATCTTGCAATGTCACCAAAGGGATCGATGTGGGCGGCCTTGAAACCGCCGCGGAAATCGCTCGCATCATCCTGACGGGGCCATGCAGTTGCCAGAAGCGTTATCTAACGCACTGATTCGCCCGTCTTCGGATCGATCTTGATCTCGGCCTTGGCGCCATTCGTCATGAAATACTCGATCTCATAGTAACCGCGATCGTTCCAATCGACCTCGTCGATATACTCGACATCCGGATTTTGCTCCAGTTCGGCGATGATCGCGGACAATTTTGCACCTTCGGGAGGAGCGGCGTGCGCACCGAACGGAGCCAGAATCAGGGCTATTGAGACGATCATGAAACGCATGCTGGAAATCCTCGCATTGGAATGGAGCGACGGCGGACGGACCCTCTGAGTTCACTGCCCGCAGAAAATCACACATCGCCCGGACCGACAACCACAGCGCGAAAAACCGGCGTTGGGGGCAGCGTTCGAGCCGCATCACAGAGGGGGCCCACAAAATCTCCATGGTTAATGCAGCCTTAACCTCGCTTGCCTAGTCTCATCGTCGAATTCGCACGTGATACGGCGTGCGGCAGCGATGTTTGACGGGGACGGCTCATGCGTTCGAGTGCCACCGCACAGATGGCGATCAGCGATTCTGGATATGGCTTGCGGGGTTTCCTGCAGCGACAGGTGACCCGGGCAATCGGCCTCGGCGCCCTGGCGGCGGTGGCGTTCTGCCTTGCCAGCCTGGGGACGTGGAACGTCGCGGACCCGAGCTTCAGCCACGCGACCGACAATCCCGTCACCAATGCGATGGGTTATCCGGGCGCGGTCGTCTCCGATCTGCTGATGCAGTTCTACGGGCTTTCGGCCATCGTCGTGCTCGTACCCGGTCTTGCCTGGGCGCTGTGGCTGATCGGCGCGCGCAATGTCGACCGCATCCCGCGTCGCATCGCTGCCTGGCTGGGTGGCTCGGCACTGGCCGCGGGCATCGTCGGCTGCATCACGGCGCCTCCGACATGGCCGCTGCCGACCGGTCTCGGCGGCGTCGTCGGCGATCTCGCCTTGACGATCCCGTCCTGGCTGTCCGGCGGATATCCGACCGGGCTCGCCGCGATCATCACCGGTGCGATCTTCATCGCGCCGGCTTTGTGGTTGCTGGCCTTTGCCTGCGCGGCGTTCGGTCGCCTGCCGGACGAGGAACCCGTCGCCAGGATGACGCGCCGCAACCGCAATGCCGAACCGGAAGACGACGACATCGAAGACGAGGATGATTCGGAAAGCACCGGCATCCTGGCGCTGGGCGCGATCACCCATTGGTGGTTCACCGTGAAATCCTTCGCACGCCGTCATACCGGTGGCATGGATCGCTTCCGCTCGACACCAGACGAGGACGACGACGACATGGTCTATGCCCGCACGGCGCCGGCGCGCGGCGGACGTGTCGAGCCCGATTTCTCGCCGGTGCCGAGCATCGACTCCGACGAGCCGCCCTTCGATATGGATGACGGCCCGATCGCCGGTTACGACGACGATTTCGACGATGACGTCATCATTCGTCCGACGCCCGAGCGCGGTCCGGCGGCTCAGGTCCACGTGGCCCAGTCGCCCCAGCCTGCCCGCGTCGAGGCACCGGCACCGCGCCCGCAGCAGGGCGCCCGCGTCCAGCGCGAGGCGCAGACCTCGCTTTTGGGCAGCGGCACGTTCGAAATGCCGTCGCTGCACTTCCTCTCGGAGCCCAAGGCGCTCGGCCGCGATCCGTCGCTTTCCAAGGATGCGCTCGAGCAGAACGCGCGTCTTCTGGAAGGCGTGCTGGAAGATTTCGGCGTCAAGGGCGAGATCATCCATGTCCGGCCCGGCCCCGTCGTCACGCTCTACGAACTGGAACCGGCCCCCGGCATCAAGTCGTCGCGCGTCATCGGGCTTGCCGACGACATCGCCCGCTCAATGAGTGCGATCGCCTGCCGCGTCGCGGTCGTTCCGGGCCGCAACGCCATCGGCATCGAACTGCCGAACGCACGGCGCGAGACGGTCTATCTGCGCGAGTTGCTGGCCTCGAAGGACTTCGAGCAGTCGAAGGCCAAGCTCTCGCTGGCGCTCGGCAAGACGATCAATGGCGAGCCCGTGATCGCTGACATCGCCAAGTTCCCGCACGTTCTGGTGGCCGGCACGACCGGTTCGGGCAAGTCGGTGGCGATCAACACCTTCATCCTGTCGATCCTCTACCGCATGACGCCGCAGGATTGCCGGCTCATCATGATCGACCCGAAGATGCTGGAACTGTCCGTCTATGACGGCATCCCGCATTTGCTTACGCC
This portion of the Mesorhizobium sp. CAU 1732 genome encodes:
- a CDS encoding OsmC family protein; amino-acid sequence: MDRHATAVWKGNLKEGTGTIDLQSGAFSAQPYSFKTRFEDESGKSGTNPEELIAAAHAGCFAMQLSHFLAENGTPAEKLDAKAVVSLTPGTGITGSALTLVGTVPGIDEAKFKELANKAKEGCPVSKALGAINVTLDAKLG
- a CDS encoding YbaK/EbsC family protein, with amino-acid sequence MSLESVRAFLAEHAPDVAIIETAESSATVELAAQAHGVEPAQIAKTICLRVGETVMLVVAKGTARLDNRKFKDAFRGKPRMLGGDEVVELTSHPVGGVCPFGLPSPLPIYCDVSLKAFDEVVPAAGSTNSAVRISPDRLAQITGAQWVDVCQ
- the tesB gene encoding acyl-CoA thioesterase II, translating into MSQAMQELLAILDLERLEHNLYRGRSPQVGWQRVFGGQVISQALVAAQRTVDGERFVHSLHCYFMRPGDPSTPIIYEVDRLRDGGSFTTRRVTAIQHGHAIFSLESSFQVEETGMEHQMPMPLDVPAPETLRTQFELLEETGHVVPDSVRKFWARERPLEIKPVNVEHYTSRDKLPPRQNVWVRMMGAAPDDRNLQSALLAYLSDMTLLDTSTFAHGRIGFDPEIQMASLDHAMWFHRPHSLDDWLLYTQDSPNAIGSRGFSRGMLYSRDGTLIASTAQEGLVRLRDRR
- a CDS encoding ubiquinone biosynthesis hydroxylase — translated: MANGQAGAERTRFDVIVAGAGYVGLATAVSIVAARPNLSVAIVDAAPEGVWRKDGRASAIAAAATRMLGQLGCWDEIAPKAQAMTEMIVTDSRTSDPVRPVFLTFDGEVGPGEAFAHMVANRDLNAALRRRAGELGIDLIEGVGVTGFDTGSQETLVHLADGVTLRTRLLVAADGVKSRLRDMAGIKTVHWDYGQSGIVCTVEHERPHMGRAEEHFLPAGPFATLPLKSSDEGGNRSSIVWTERTEDAERLVAEETLVFEAELEQRFGLKLGEIRVVDKPRAWPLGLTLARDFVKPRFALAGDAAHGIHPIAGQGLNLGFKDAAALAEVIVEADRLGQDIGAIDVLERYQQWRRFDTVQMGVTTDVLNRLFSNDFGPLRAVRDLGLGLVQRMPRMKEFFIRQASGLSPQAPKLLQGEPI
- a CDS encoding Glu/Leu/Phe/Val dehydrogenase dimerization domain-containing protein produces the protein MLQDQEARVLRTPRTTTTLKLTDITARASRLDAFEGHEHIWLGEDDARGLTAIVAIHNTALGPALGGTRVWPHPTFEAALTDALRLSRGMTFKAAIADVPFGGGKAVIKADPRTEKTPAMLEAYADMLAALNGQYYTGEDVGLTLADADFLRSRTPNVSGTTIGGSGNPSPVTAKGVFLGLKAALAHVRGSDTLDGVRVAVQGLGSVGWSLCEQLHAEGALLVVADLDEARTTRAHTVFDADVVETKTIVAASVDVFAPCALGGVLSADTIPHLKAKIVAGAANNQLARHEDAAHLMRRGVLYAPDYVINAGGLVNVAAELDPDGYDRAAVMDKVAHIPQTLAGIFRRAQDEARPTNDIAQAIAEERIARARAV
- a CDS encoding P-II family nitrogen regulator, whose amino-acid sequence is MKIVMAIIKPFKLDEVREALTAVGIQGLTVTEVKGYGRQKGHTEIYRGAEYAVSFLPKIKIEVAVGTDLVEKAVEAISAAAKTGQIGDGKIFVYGIDQAVRIRTGETDTDAL
- a CDS encoding ammonium transporter, yielding MTVSNLSRFARPALGALTFTALMALPAFGQDAPAPDAAETAVAGAVSQETQYILNSFLMLVGGFLVFWMAAGFTMLEAGFVRSKNVSMQLLKNITMYSVACIAYYLIGYLIMYPGDAWMVNGILGAVGIAVLEPVGLTADAADLTYATVSSDFFFQVMFCATAASIVSGTVAERIKLWPFLLFVLVLTALIYPIQASWKWGGGFLDQMGFLDFAGSTVVHSVGGWAALAGAIVIGARKGKYNADGSVNALPGSNMALATLGMFILWFGWYGFNGASQLAMGTVGDIADVGRVMANTNAGAVGGALAAAALTHFIYKKVDLTFVINGALAGLVSVTAEPLTPGLGTASLIGAVGGVIVVLTVPLLDKFKIDDVVGAIPVHLFAGIWGTIAVVITNPDASLSVQLISIVTVGVFTFVASFLVWIVVKAVMGLRPTEEDELLGLDKAEVGVEAYPEFAGASVR
- a CDS encoding PepSY domain-containing protein, with product MRFMIVSIALILAPFGAHAAPPEGAKLSAIIAELEQNPDVEYIDEVDWNDRGYYEIEYFMTNGAKAEIKIDPKTGESVR
- a CDS encoding ammonium transporter; this translates as MARASLLAPFALGSLGTAAAYAQEAATEAATTMDKGDTAWMMVSTILVLFMILPGLALFYGGLVRAKNMLSVLMQCTMITAVVIVIWVVYGYSFAFGGGTGPFWGGLGKLFLAGVTPDSEAATFTDGVVIPEFVFICFQMTFACITPALIVGAFAERVKFRAVILFVALWVTFVYFPIAHMVWDANGLLYGWGALDFAGGTVVHINAGIAALVGAIMVGKRTGYGKDNMAPHSMTLTLVGAAILWVGWFGFNAGSNLEANGGAALAMINTFTATAGAIIAWVVIEGLARRKASMLGAASGVIAGLVAVTPAAGLVGPMGAIALGAIASAVCYWFVAVVKIKAGYDDSLDVFGIHGIGGIVGAIGTGIFASSSLGGVGYADGVTMGGQVWTQILAVLVTIVWCGIGSAILYKIVDVLIGLRPTVEAEQQGLDLTSHGEVAYHS